One Alosa alosa isolate M-15738 ecotype Scorff River chromosome 22, AALO_Geno_1.1, whole genome shotgun sequence DNA segment encodes these proteins:
- the LOC125287190 gene encoding zinc finger protein 853-like has translation MKMTKIERLNARVSKLLTAAVHEVLEVVKDTVSEYQEKTARTQRENERLRKKLEGLQQWFDRELSRVSRARPPLQASQSEQSKCSCKQLPSSEASGKPELESRATSADEVKNHLELKVESIISVEQVALSCVTVVDTESDSSAHSQSVNSKDTSAHAESVVFPNGRSSLANSTSLTQQGMPADVNIIKAEPDLLEYSLSQQPVPSHQLYDHKEPTPDYALNAAQNDVQELDLLQHSSDTSEVPHYIHSDTFNAFVESFPLNQAQQQQQQQQQQQQQQQQHHRRFSGQEESHRCLLCGKIFSRLSGLRIHQRCHTGEKPYTCGHCGRRFSLAGNLQKHKRVHTGERPYGCQQCGKSSDSLLIYISYRVSKIDRLNARVSKLLTVAVHEVLELVRETVSEYQEKTARTQRENERLRQRLHDALGRLESEREAVRRVQLASVLECAIIQEQQQQQDCDAARSSPVSLELESPPDDEKPVVGDAQREQTVEERPEEEQKLSAEALTECAVRVQLMLTDHDRTSSGEGAAPTEDTVRLCVVDGIKSDADAVAVSRVTTLTPTTANCVLSPRKHTLADAHAISTEHIKTEPVSPKSPIGQQEAPLGTFGLTEDLSGARQQPAPHRTLNSAAGPYDLLFVPPSQPAPAHPHQSPQGLGRRLGLGFGRAPRLSGDIRRQRQGGLRRDEPHVCGVCGKTFGRLGNLRIHERCHTGEKPYACGQCGRCFSQAGDLKKHRRVHTGEKPYYCGQCGKSFSRGENLRRHQKIHVGERAQLQQAWVDLRPTQN, from the exons ATGAAGATGACCAAGATTGAAAGACTGAATGCACGGGTTTCTAAACTGCTGACCGCAGCAGTCCACGAGGTGCTGGAGGTGGTAAAGGATACGGTGTCGGAGTACCAAGAAAAAACCGCTCGAACTCAGAGGGAGAACGAGAGACTTCGGAAGAAACTCGAGGGACTACAACAATGGTTTGATCGAGAAC TGTCACGGGTGTCCAGAGCACGTCCTCCATTGCaggccagccaatcagagcagtCCAAATGCTCATGTAAACAACTACCGTCCTCTGAGGCATCGGGCAAGCCAGAGCTGGAGTCCAGAGCGACTTCTGCAGATGAAGTGAAGAATCATCTGGAGTTAAAGGTAGAATCCATCATCAGCGTTGAGCAAGTGGCTCTTTCATGTGTCACCGTGGTGGATACAGAAAGTGACAGCTCTGCTCACTCACAATCTGTGAACTCAAAGGACACCTCAGCACATGCAGAAAGTGTAGTGTTTCCCAATGGACGCTCATCACTGGCTAACTCCACCTCACTCACTCAGCAAGGGATGCCAGCCGACGTCAATATCATCAAAGCGGAGCCCGACCTTCTggaatattccctctcccagcAACCCGTGCCTTCACACCAGCTGTACGACCACAAGGAACCCACCCCAGATTATGCCCTTAACGCAGCACAGAACGATGTCCAGGAGTTAGATCTCCTGCAGCACAGCTCTGATACTTCAGAAGTGCCACACTACATTCATTCTGACACATTCAATGCCTTTGTGGAGTCGTTCCCCCTCAAtcaggcccagcagcagcaacagcagcaacagcaacagcagcagcagcagcagcaacatcaTCGGCGTTTCTCTGGCCAAGAGGAGAGCCACCGCTGCCTGCTGTGCGGCAAGATCTTCAGTCGGCTGAGTGGCCTTCGCATCCACCAGCGCTGCCACACGGGCGAGAAGCCGTACACGTGTGGCCACTGCGGCCGGCGCTTCAGCCTCGCCGGGAACCTGCAGAAGCACAAGCGTGTGCACACCGGTGAGCGGCCGTATGGTTGCCAACAGTGTGGCAAAAGTTCAGACAGT TTGTTAATTTATATATCATACAGAGTGTCGAAAATTGATCGACTTAATGCTCGAGTGTCCAAGTTACTCACGGTGGCCGTGCATGAAGTTCTGGAGCTCGTGCGGGAGACGGTGTCGGAGTATCAAGAGAAAACCGCCCGCACTCAGCGGGAGAACGAGAGACTCCGGCAGAGGTTGCACGACGCCCTGGGAAGGCTGGAGAGCGAGAGGGAAG CAGTGAGACGGGTTCAGCTGGCCTCTGTTTTGGAGTGTGCTATTATTCaggaacagcagcagcagcaagatTGTGATGCAGCTAGGTCTTCTCCTGTGAGCCTTGAGCTCGAGAGCCCTCCGGACGATGAGAAGCCAGTGGTGGGCGATGCACAGCGCGAACAGACCGTGGAGGAAAGGCCAGAGGAAGAGCAGAAGCTCTCGGCAGAGGCGCTCACAGAGTGTGCCGTGAGAGTGCAACTGATGTTAACTGACCACGACAGGACCTCAAGCGGCGAAGGGGCTGCCCCCACTGAAGACACTGTGAGACTCTGCGTTGTCGACGGCATCAAAAGCGACGCTGACGCCGTTGCAGTGAGCCGTGTAACCACACTGACCCCAACGACAGCAAACTGTGTCCTGTCGCCTCGCAAACACACCTTAGCTGACGCCCACGCGATTTCGACGGAGCACATCAAAACCGAGCCGGTCTCGCCAAAGTCCCCCATCGGCCAGCAGGAGGCGCCATTGGGCACCTTCGGCCTCACAGAGGACCTGAGTGGCGCCAGGCAGCAGCCAGCTCCTCACCGAACCCTGAACAGTGCTGCTGGGCCCTACGACCTCCTGTTTGTTCCCCCGTCCCAGCCAGCCCCGGCTCATCCTCATCAGTCACCGCAGGGCCTGGGCCGACGTCTGGGGCTCGGGTTCGGCCGGGCTCCGCGCCTATCCGGTGACATCCGGCGCCAACGTCAGGGTGGCCTGCGCCGTGACGAGCCGCACGTGTGCGGCGTCTGCGGCAAGACCTTCGGCCGGCTGGGCAACCTGCGTATCCACGAGCGCTGCCACACGGGCGAGAAGCCGTACGCGTGCGGACAATGCGGCCGCTGCTTCAGCCAGGCTGGCGACCTCAAGAAGCACAGGCGAGTGCACACCGGCGAGAAGCCCTACTACTGTGGACAGTGCGGCAAGAGCTTCAGCCGCGGCGAGAACCTTCGCCGCCACCAAAAGATCCACGTCGGGGAGAGGGCCCAACTCCAGCAGGCCTGGGTCGACCTTAGACCCACTCAGAACTGA
- the LOC125287405 gene encoding zinc finger protein 16-like: MTCRVSCPTAPFMKMSKIERLNARVSKLLTAAVHEVMEVVKDTVLEYQEKTARTQRENERLRKKLEELQQWFDRELSRVSRANPPLQASQSEQSKCSCKQLQSSKASGKPELTVESRVTSADEVKHHLELKVESIISVEQVFTNCSEVAPSCVTVVDTESDTSAHSQSENSKDISAHAESVVFPNGRSSLANSTSPTQQGMPADVNIIKAEPDLLEYSLSQQPVPSHQLYDHEEPTPHYALNAAQNDVQELDLLQHSSDTSEVAHYIHSDTFNAFVESFPLNQAQQQQQQQQQQQQQHRRFTGREKSHRCLLCGKTFSQLSNLRIHQRCHTGEKPYTCGHCGRRFSHGGNLQKHKRVHTGERPFRCLQCGRMFSQSTHLKTHQRTHQRIHSYRHHSF; the protein is encoded by the exons ATGACCTGTCGTGTATCGTGTCCTACTGCTCCTTTCATGAAGATGTCCAAGATTGAAAGATTGAATGCACGGGTTTCTAAACTGCTGACCGCAGCAGTCCACGAGGTGATGGAGGTAGTAAAGGATACGGTGTTGGAGTACCAAGAAAAAACCGCTCGAACTCAGAGGGAGAACGAGAGACTTCGGAAGAAACTCGAGGAACTACAACAATGGTTTGATCGAGAAC TGTCACGGGTGTCCAGAGCAAATCCTCCATTGCAGgctagccaatcagagcagtCCAAATGCTCATGTAAACAACTACAGTCCTCCAAGGCATCAGGCAAGCCAGAGCTGACGGTGGAGTCCAGAGTGACTTCTGCAGATGAGGTGAAACATCATCTGGAGTTAAAGGTAGAATCCATCATCAGCGTTGAGCAGGTGTTTACAAACTGCAGTGAAGTGGCTCCTTCATGTGTCACCGTGGTGGATACAGAAAGTGACACCTCTGCTCACTCGCAGTCTGAGAACTCAAAGGACATCTCAGCACATGCTGAAAGTGTAGTGTTCCCCAATGGACGCTCATCACTGGCTAACTCCACCTCACCCACTCAGCAAGGGATGCCAGCCGACGTCAATATCATCAAAGCGGAGCCCGACCTTCTggaatattccctctcccagcAACCCGTGCCTTCACACCAGCTTTACGACCACGAGGAACCCACCCCTCATTATGCCCTCAACGCAGCACAGAACGATGTCCAGGAGTTAGATCTCTTGCAGCACAGCTCTGATACTTCAGAAGTGGCACACTACATTCATTCTGACACATTCAATGCCTTTGTGGAGTCGTTCCCCCTCAATCAGgcccagcaacagcagcagcaacagcaacagcagcagcagcagcatcggCGTTTCACTGGTCGAGAGAAGAGCCACCGCTGCTTGCTCTGCGGCAAGACCTTCAGCCAGCTGAGCAACCTGCGCATCCACCAGCGCTGCCACACGGGCGAGAAGCCGTACACGTGTGGCCACTGCGGCCGGCGCTTCAGCCACGGCGGGAATCTGCAGAAGCACAAGCGTGTGCACACCGGCGAGCGGCCATTCAGGTGCCTGCAGTGTGGCAGGATGTTCAGCCAGTCGACCCACCTCAAGACGCACCAGAGGACCCACCAGAGGATCCACAGCTACCGCCACCACAGCTTCTGA